A single region of the Kwoniella botswanensis chromosome 1, complete sequence genome encodes:
- a CDS encoding mitogen-activated protein kinase CPK1, whose product MTVDQSSIPFNVSEHYQVLEVIGEGAYGVVVAATHIASGTKVAIKRITPFDHAMFCQRTLREIKLLRHFRHENIIAILDIIAPPSYDHFNEVYLVQELMETDLHRVIRTQELSDDHCQYFIYQTIRGLKALHSANVLHRDLKPSNLLLNANCDLKICDFGLARSAAMPPPDSGPNGGNGFMTEYVATRWYRAPEVMLSFQEYTKAIDIWSVGCILAEMINGKPLFPGRDYHHQLSLILDVLGTPTMDDFNEITSPRSKDYLRALEFTRRQDFAVVCPKAKPNALDLLKKCLTFSPRKRITVEEALEHPYLEPYHDPNDEPGAEPLKPDFFNFEDRQDQLGREMLKRLIYAEIQKPIHDDQE is encoded by the exons ATGACAGTAGACCAGTCTTCAATCCCATTCAACGTATCTGAGCATTATCAAGTATTGGAAGTGATAGGTGAAGGGGCTTATGGTGTAGTAGT CGCCGCTACCCACATAGCCTCCGGAACCAAAGTCGCCATCAAGAGGATAACGCCCTTTGATCATGCGATGTTCTGTCAGAGGACCTTGAGGGAGATCAAGCTGTTGAGACATTTCAG ACACGAAAATATCATTGCTATTCTCGATATTATCGCACCTCCAAGTTATGATCATTTCAATGAAGTCTACTTGGTTCAG GAGTTGATGGAGACTGATCT ACATAGAGTGATTAGAACTCAGGAATTGTCGGATGATCATTGTCAATATTTCATATATCAG ACTATACGAGGTTTGAAAGCTCTTCATTCAGCAAATGTCCTTCATCGGGATTTGAAACCTTCAAATCTGCTGTTGAATGCGAACTGTGatctgaag ATATGCGATTTCGGTCTCGCACGATCAGCGGCCATGCCCCCTCCCGATTCAGGACCAAATGGTGGTAATGGATTCATGACCGAATACGTAGCTACGAGATGGTACAGAGCTCCAGAAGTAATGTTAT CTTTCCAAGAATACACAAAAGCGATTGATATCTGGAGTGTGGGATGTATCTTGGCAGAAATGA TAAATGGAAAACCTCTATTCCCTGGACGAG ATTACCATCATC AACTATCGTTGATCTTGGATGTTCTTGGTACACCCACA atggACGATTTCAACGAGATTACCTCGCCCAGATCCAA AGATTATCTG AGAGCCCTCGAATTCACCCGAAGGCAGGATTTCGCTGTAGTTTGTCCAAAAGCTAAACCTAATGCTCTTGATTTACTGAAAAAATGTCTTAC GTTCTCACCTCGAAAGAGAATCACAGTAGAGGAAGCTTTAGAACATCCTTATCTTGAG CCATACCACGATCCCAACGATGAACCTGGAGCAGAACCGTTGAAACCTGATTTCTTC
- a CDS encoding peptidyl-prolyl cis-trans isomerase-like 3 has product MQSVTLHTSQGDIKLEIFCESVPRAAENFLALCASGSYDNTLFHRNIKGFMIQGGDPTGTGKGGQSIYGSPFNDEIRQTLRFNNRGIVAMANAGPDTNKSQFFITYGKQPSLDGKYTIFGKVIDGLDTTLDSMERVPVNAKNKPLSEIKLLGVTIHANPIADQNK; this is encoded by the exons ATGCAGTCTGTCACTTTACATACTTCCCAAGGGgatatcaag TTGGAGATATTCTGTGAATCAGTCCCAAGAGCAGCCGAA AATTTCCTGGCACTCTGCGCATCAGGATCATACGATAATACCCTCTTTCATCGAAATATAAAAGGGTTCATGATACAAGGTGGTGATCCGACTGGAACAGGGAAGGGAGGACAGAGTATATATGGAAGTCCATTTAATGATGAGATCAGACAGACATTGAGA TTCAATAACAGAGGGATTGTAGCTATGGCGAATGCGGGTCCAGATACGAATAAATCTCAG TTCTTCATAACGTATGGTAAACAACCGAGTCTAGATGGTAAATACACTATATTTGGAAA GGTGATAGATGGTTTAGATACAACATTAGATTCAATGGAAAGAGTACCCGTCAACGCAAAAAACAAACCTCTGTCAGAAATAAAGTTGTTAGGAGTTACGATACATGCTAATCCCATAGCTGATCAGAATAAATAG